Proteins encoded by one window of Methermicoccus shengliensis DSM 18856:
- a CDS encoding molybdopterin-dependent oxidoreductase — MKSVCPGCNFGCGLYIQPAEPCGVVREFRKGCEVNEGKLCKFGVQLARYYFPPNASRVDGKEVALDEAVEEASKRLSSLDPVDAVEFVSFGGAPSEELLALIELARARGAVPQMGLGVLSRLPKEAYPSIATGAAYADVESAKTVVLVGVDPHEQYPLILRRILRAKQNGAKVVFCGWRDPRGLADELVLLKPSTWQEQLAGLRESLEGAEDAVVISDVHPLTEGAMLAHTLNLAKAIGAKLLLLKPFANVSGMMLLLTPDELSAQKSPEQLISEVEQGSIKGLVVHEVDLLEALPQPERVRAALEKLDLLVYVSSRRSPMCDIAHVVIAPEQFWQKRGIVVNNEGRLLELGGEGTEGLTALSRLAVACGGSELSFEDAHARVLAASGTEQVDEYSVPSYERGEYPEVEVPAATNAERALVLAYTPFTWRDSEEAYVVVGRKLVSEAHLKRGNLAIVRTDNGEGRYPFRLEHVADDVVLTFGKLPLAASSITPLTSVENARWYEAE; from the coding sequence ATGAAGTCGGTATGTCCTGGGTGCAACTTTGGATGCGGGCTGTACATACAGCCTGCCGAGCCGTGCGGGGTCGTGCGGGAGTTTCGCAAGGGGTGTGAGGTGAACGAGGGCAAGCTGTGCAAGTTCGGAGTGCAGCTTGCTCGCTACTACTTCCCGCCCAATGCCTCCAGAGTGGACGGCAAGGAGGTGGCGCTCGATGAGGCTGTGGAGGAGGCATCCAAGAGGCTGTCCTCGCTGGATCCGGTGGATGCGGTGGAGTTCGTGAGCTTTGGAGGAGCCCCGTCCGAGGAGCTTCTGGCGCTCATAGAGCTCGCCCGTGCGAGGGGAGCGGTGCCCCAGATGGGGCTCGGCGTGCTCTCCAGGCTGCCGAAGGAGGCATACCCCTCGATAGCCACTGGTGCGGCGTATGCGGACGTGGAGAGCGCCAAGACGGTGGTGCTCGTGGGTGTTGACCCCCACGAGCAGTACCCCCTCATCCTGCGCCGCATTCTCAGGGCAAAGCAGAACGGTGCGAAGGTGGTGTTCTGTGGCTGGCGCGACCCGAGGGGGCTTGCGGACGAGCTCGTGCTGCTGAAGCCCTCCACGTGGCAGGAGCAGCTCGCAGGACTCAGAGAGAGCCTCGAGGGAGCAGAGGATGCCGTGGTGATATCGGACGTGCACCCCCTCACTGAAGGGGCGATGCTCGCACACACGCTCAACCTCGCGAAAGCCATCGGCGCAAAGCTGCTGCTGCTAAAGCCCTTTGCCAACGTGAGCGGCATGATGCTGCTCCTGACCCCAGATGAGCTTTCGGCACAGAAGAGCCCTGAGCAGCTCATCTCGGAGGTTGAGCAGGGCAGCATAAAGGGGCTCGTGGTGCACGAGGTGGACCTGCTCGAGGCGCTGCCCCAGCCAGAGAGGGTCAGGGCTGCACTCGAGAAGCTCGACCTGCTCGTGTACGTGAGCTCGCGCAGGAGCCCGATGTGCGACATTGCGCACGTGGTGATAGCCCCAGAGCAGTTCTGGCAGAAGCGAGGCATCGTGGTGAACAACGAGGGCAGGCTGCTCGAGCTTGGCGGCGAGGGTACCGAGGGGCTCACAGCGCTCTCGAGGCTCGCCGTGGCATGTGGTGGCTCGGAGCTCTCGTTCGAGGATGCGCATGCGAGGGTGCTCGCAGCCTCGGGCACGGAGCAGGTGGACGAGTACAGTGTGCCCTCCTATGAGAGGGGCGAGTATCCCGAGGTCGAGGTGCCAGCCGCCACAAACGCCGAGAGGGCGCTCGTGCTCGCATACACCCCGTTCACGTGGCGGGACAGCGAGGAGGCGTACGTGGTGGTGGGAAGGAAGCTGGTGAGCGAGGCACATCTCAAGAGGGGCAACCTCGCCATCGTGCGCACTGATAACGGCGAGGGCAGATACCCGTTCAGGCTGGAGCACGTGGCAGATGACGTGGTGCTCACGTTCGGAAAGCTGCCCCTTGCTGCCTCTTCCATCACACCCCTCACATCGGTGGAGAACGCCCGCTGGTATGAGGCAGAGTAG
- the cutA gene encoding divalent-cation tolerance protein CutA: MRQSRHIVVYTTCPDVDSAKTIARTLLERRLAACVNMLSISSMYWWKGALEEGEEVGVLIKTTSDRYEDIERALSEMHPYELPALLVLPVSGERRYLSWIEESVAEQG, from the coding sequence ATGAGGCAGAGTAGGCACATCGTGGTGTACACCACCTGTCCAGACGTGGACAGCGCCAAGACGATAGCACGCACGCTGCTGGAGAGAAGGCTGGCGGCGTGCGTGAACATGCTTTCCATCAGCTCGATGTACTGGTGGAAGGGCGCACTGGAGGAGGGCGAGGAGGTGGGGGTGCTCATCAAGACCACCTCAGATAGATATGAGGACATCGAGAGGGCTCTCTCCGAGATGCATCCCTACGAGCTTCCCGCCCTTCTGGTGCTGCCCGTCTCTGGTGAGAGGCGGTATCTCTCGTGGATAGAGGAGAGCGTTGCTGAGCAGGGCTAA
- a CDS encoding MFS transporter — protein MQHSTRLYLDTNLQIIFAITLMAVLGVSSITPALPRIAKALAVSYGEIALLITCFTLPGVVLTPVLGVLADRYGRKTVLMPSLLLFGIAGGMCALSQSFAQLVALRLMQGVGAAALGSLNVTIIGDLYEGRERLKAMGYNASVLSMGTGSYPAIGGLLAMFGWRYPFMLSLIGVPVGIAAMLWLKSPEPRSTEALGDYLRGVRESMSAEVLGLFVVSVATFIILYGAYLTFFPMLLAHTFHLTPMMIGALMSSMSFTTALTSSQVGRLASGRSQRALVLIAFLLYALSLTLIPLVPSPWLMLIPTLLLGVGQGLNIPSVQTLLAELAPIEYRAAFMSVNGMVLRLGQTLGPVLTGMVAAAWGIRAPFYACSLLALGMALLIAMVMNGRA, from the coding sequence ATGCAGCACAGCACCAGGCTCTACCTTGACACCAACCTGCAGATAATATTCGCCATCACGCTGATGGCGGTGCTCGGGGTGTCCAGCATCACCCCCGCCCTTCCCCGCATAGCAAAGGCTCTTGCTGTTTCATATGGGGAGATAGCGCTGCTCATCACGTGCTTCACCCTTCCGGGCGTGGTGCTCACACCGGTGCTGGGCGTGCTCGCCGACAGATACGGCAGAAAGACCGTGCTCATGCCCTCGCTCCTGCTGTTCGGCATCGCAGGCGGCATGTGTGCGCTATCCCAGAGCTTTGCGCAGCTTGTCGCACTGCGGCTCATGCAGGGTGTGGGTGCAGCCGCACTCGGCTCGCTCAACGTCACCATCATAGGTGACCTGTATGAGGGGAGGGAGCGCCTCAAGGCAATGGGATACAACGCCAGCGTGCTCAGCATGGGGACTGGGAGCTACCCGGCGATTGGCGGGCTGCTGGCGATGTTCGGATGGAGGTATCCCTTTATGCTCTCCCTCATCGGCGTGCCCGTGGGCATCGCTGCAATGCTCTGGCTGAAGAGCCCAGAGCCAAGGAGCACAGAGGCACTTGGAGACTATCTCAGGGGCGTGCGTGAAAGCATGAGCGCCGAGGTGCTCGGGCTGTTCGTGGTGAGTGTCGCCACGTTCATCATCCTGTATGGGGCATACCTGACGTTCTTCCCCATGCTGCTTGCGCACACCTTTCACCTCACCCCCATGATGATTGGTGCCCTGATGTCCAGCATGTCGTTCACGACCGCACTCACGTCCTCGCAGGTGGGGAGGCTGGCAAGTGGGCGCTCCCAGAGGGCGCTGGTGCTCATCGCCTTTCTGCTCTATGCCCTCTCCCTCACCCTCATCCCGCTCGTGCCCAGCCCCTGGCTCATGCTCATACCCACCCTTCTGCTCGGAGTGGGTCAGGGGCTGAACATCCCCAGCGTGCAGACGCTGCTCGCCGAGCTCGCGCCCATCGAGTACCGTGCGGCATTCATGTCGGTGAACGGAATGGTGCTGCGGCTGGGGCAGACGCTGGGGCCCGTGCTCACGGGCATGGTTGCAGCGGCGTGGGGCATACGTGCGCCGTTCTATGCGTGCTCCCTGCTCGCCCTCGGGATGGCACTGCTCATCGCAATGGTGATGAACGGCAGGGCTTAA
- the tsaA gene encoding tRNA (N6-threonylcarbamoyladenosine(37)-N6)-methyltransferase TrmO: protein MMPWIVSLMHLVAIGVVHTPYRDVRDAPHQGALAGEEGALEVFEQYAEGLKDIEQCSHLIVLYWQHRSRRDVLLATPPHDRREHGVFATRSPHRPNPIGLCVVELLKREGTTLRVRGLDALDGSPLIDIKPYSARADCVPHATIGWLEE, encoded by the coding sequence ATGATGCCATGGATAGTGTCCCTCATGCATCTTGTGGCAATAGGGGTAGTGCACACCCCATATCGGGATGTGCGGGACGCCCCGCATCAGGGAGCACTCGCAGGGGAGGAGGGCGCCCTTGAGGTGTTCGAGCAGTACGCCGAGGGGCTCAAGGACATCGAGCAGTGCTCACACCTCATCGTGCTGTACTGGCAGCACAGGTCGAGAAGGGACGTGCTGCTCGCCACCCCTCCCCACGACAGAAGGGAGCACGGCGTGTTCGCCACCCGCTCACCCCATCGCCCAAACCCCATCGGGCTGTGCGTGGTAGAGCTTCTAAAGCGTGAGGGCACAACGCTCAGGGTGAGGGGGCTCGATGCGCTCGATGGCTCGCCCCTGATAGACATCAAGCCATACTCCGCAAGGGCGGACTGTGTGCCCCATGCCACCATTGGATGGCTCGAGGAGTAG
- the dmpI gene encoding 4-oxalocrotonate tautomerase DmpI translates to MPVITVDGPTIEDIEVKRALVEELTRAAARAYGLPEQAIIVLIKESSPENVGVGGRLVCDRYER, encoded by the coding sequence ATGCCGGTAATCACGGTGGACGGGCCCACGATAGAGGACATCGAGGTGAAGAGAGCACTCGTTGAGGAGCTCACACGTGCTGCCGCAAGGGCGTACGGGCTTCCAGAGCAGGCGATTATCGTCCTGATAAAGGAGAGCTCACCCGAGAACGTGGGGGTTGGGGGCAGGCTCGTGTGCGATAGGTATGAGCGCTGA
- a CDS encoding DUF116 domain-containing protein, which produces MHTLAPLELSDEFYRLMGEGLVYLGIAVLVLLAVIIVVALFTAALMAYSFRRDRYYLPRFILWSISVMGGIIKAVFTFFRMDPESVDRVAVELKNRVMLERFYATPPERRMILLPQCLRSVECPAPLTPEGIACVNCGRCPIGRAKQRAEELGYRVFILPGSSAIKRLIRKYEPEAILGVGCIMEVREGLELCHGAGLTAVGLLLQRDGCVATTLDWDAFYALIDPARHGGEKQGAT; this is translated from the coding sequence ATGCACACACTCGCACCGCTCGAGCTCTCGGACGAGTTCTATCGGCTCATGGGCGAGGGGCTGGTGTACCTTGGCATAGCCGTACTCGTGCTGCTCGCCGTCATCATCGTGGTGGCGCTCTTCACCGCAGCGCTCATGGCATACTCGTTCAGGCGGGACAGGTACTACCTTCCGAGGTTCATCCTGTGGAGCATCTCGGTGATGGGCGGCATCATCAAGGCGGTGTTCACGTTCTTTCGCATGGACCCAGAGAGCGTGGACAGGGTGGCGGTGGAGCTCAAGAACAGGGTGATGCTCGAGCGCTTCTATGCGACGCCCCCAGAAAGGCGCATGATACTGCTTCCCCAGTGCCTGCGCTCTGTGGAGTGCCCAGCTCCGCTCACGCCAGAGGGAATAGCGTGCGTGAACTGCGGGCGGTGCCCAATCGGAAGGGCAAAGCAGAGGGCTGAGGAGCTGGGATACAGGGTGTTCATACTGCCGGGCTCGAGCGCCATCAAGCGGCTCATCAGGAAGTACGAGCCAGAGGCGATACTGGGCGTGGGGTGCATCATGGAGGTGAGGGAGGGGCTGGAGCTGTGCCATGGAGCAGGGCTCACCGCTGTGGGGCTGCTGCTCCAGAGGGACGGATGTGTTGCCACCACGCTGGACTGGGATGCGTTCTATGCCCTCATAGATCCTGCACGGCATGGGGGTGAAAAGCAGGGGGCGACATAG
- a CDS encoding 4Fe-4S binding protein, with product MIRVDPNRCPQNHRCPMVARCPMGAITQDGHSLPRVSAGRCIECLECVRHCPMGALYQTV from the coding sequence ATGATAAGGGTGGACCCGAACCGATGTCCGCAGAACCACAGGTGCCCCATGGTTGCAAGGTGTCCGATGGGCGCCATCACTCAGGATGGGCACTCGCTTCCGAGGGTGAGTGCTGGGCGGTGCATCGAGTGTCTCGAGTGCGTGAGGCACTGTCCCATGGGCGCACTCTACCAGACGGTATAA
- a CDS encoding geranylgeranyl reductase family protein gives MHTDVVVVGAGPAGCMAAKKLAEGGAEVLLCEEHRSVGFPVQCTGLLSQRALDECEVSDACIVRPLKRARIYAPSGGCLCIGDERTRAYCVDRRILDGEMARNAVRAGARLLLGAHIRAVRPHYEGVVVEGVYDGKPLSLDARVCIVAEGVGGRITRSLGLGGVKKVLSGVQLEVPYSPPDEEGVELFLGGWAPGLFGWAVPSHGGQARIGLAMEPGLSQTSPHEHLMRMMREHPALKEHLASPHTSLGFVLGGIPMGTPERTSADGVMVVGDAAGHVKPTTGGGVYMGVRCAKMAAEVALMALDDGDTSAGTLAAYDRAWRGEVGKELSVGLRLQEFFSGLSDGQLDEIVAALAKPEVVHVINEHGDMEKPIELARRIASKLGMSMLPILKALLFR, from the coding sequence ATGCACACTGACGTCGTGGTGGTGGGAGCGGGACCCGCTGGGTGCATGGCTGCAAAAAAGCTCGCAGAGGGAGGGGCAGAGGTGCTGCTGTGCGAGGAGCACAGGAGCGTGGGTTTTCCAGTGCAGTGCACCGGGCTCTTGAGCCAGAGGGCTCTCGATGAGTGCGAGGTGTCGGATGCGTGCATCGTGCGCCCACTGAAGCGTGCCCGCATATACGCCCCCTCTGGGGGGTGCCTTTGCATAGGGGACGAGCGCACGAGGGCGTACTGTGTGGACAGGCGCATTCTGGATGGCGAGATGGCGAGGAATGCTGTGCGTGCTGGTGCACGGTTGCTGCTTGGAGCACACATCAGGGCGGTGCGCCCGCACTACGAGGGGGTGGTGGTGGAGGGCGTGTACGATGGGAAGCCCCTCTCGCTCGATGCGAGGGTGTGCATCGTGGCAGAGGGGGTGGGAGGGCGCATCACCCGCTCCCTCGGGCTTGGCGGGGTGAAAAAGGTGCTCTCTGGCGTGCAGCTCGAGGTGCCCTACTCCCCTCCAGACGAGGAGGGTGTGGAGTTGTTTCTTGGGGGGTGGGCGCCGGGGCTGTTCGGATGGGCGGTGCCCTCCCATGGCGGACAGGCCCGCATCGGGCTTGCGATGGAGCCGGGGCTCTCCCAGACGAGTCCACACGAGCACCTCATGCGCATGATGCGAGAGCACCCCGCCCTGAAAGAGCATCTCGCATCCCCCCACACCTCCCTAGGGTTCGTGCTCGGGGGCATCCCCATGGGCACGCCTGAGCGCACGAGTGCGGACGGCGTGATGGTGGTCGGGGATGCTGCAGGGCACGTGAAGCCCACCACTGGCGGAGGCGTGTACATGGGGGTGAGGTGCGCCAAGATGGCGGCAGAGGTGGCACTCATGGCACTCGATGATGGAGACACCTCGGCAGGGACGCTCGCTGCATACGACCGTGCGTGGAGGGGAGAGGTGGGAAAGGAGCTCTCCGTGGGGCTCAGGCTTCAGGAGTTCTTTAGCGGGCTCTCGGATGGACAGCTCGATGAGATTGTGGCGGCGCTCGCAAAGCCAGAGGTGGTGCACGTAATCAACGAGCACGGGGACATGGAGAAACCAATCGAGCTTGCGAGGAGAATAGCCTCGAAGCTGGGCATGTCCATGCTCCCAATTCTAAAGGCGCTGTTGTTCAGATAG
- the truD gene encoding tRNA pseudouridine(13) synthase TruD has product MVRESPHAAERACGMEVYGSDADGIGGVLKARCEDFVVRELYEPRLSDEGRYLLVEVEKTDWDTHQLVREIARRLHISYRRIGFAGTKDKRARTIQLMSIYGVRWEDVEPLRIRDVSLRFVGYSQRDVGLGDLAGNAFVIRVRDVSVSGEECEERLSLIHEQLQRLGGAPNFFGMQRFGTVRPITHEVGRLLVRGDVEGAVMCYIGMPFEQEPEDTRTARERLWEAYRSGLTADAVREALRSFPRHLRYERAMLDKLISGTAEDAMRALPINLQRMFVHALQSYLFNRMLSERLRLGLSLREPQVGEWVLVGERAQRVDEGTLDMAARLVRHGRARVALPIVGYDTDVEALPEYARRVLDDERIEPEMFSLPHLSELSPAGTLREVATSLPSRLCVDDEGVVLHLTLPKGCYATVVLREYTKSP; this is encoded by the coding sequence ATGGTGCGGGAGAGCCCCCATGCCGCAGAGAGGGCGTGCGGCATGGAGGTGTACGGCTCGGATGCGGATGGCATTGGCGGGGTGCTCAAGGCGAGATGCGAGGACTTCGTGGTGAGGGAGCTGTACGAGCCCCGCCTGAGCGATGAGGGCAGGTATCTCCTGGTGGAGGTGGAGAAGACCGACTGGGACACACACCAGCTCGTGAGGGAGATTGCAAGGAGGCTGCACATCAGCTACCGACGCATAGGGTTTGCTGGCACCAAGGACAAGCGTGCCCGCACCATCCAGCTCATGAGCATATACGGCGTGCGCTGGGAGGACGTTGAGCCCCTTCGCATAAGGGACGTCTCCCTGAGGTTCGTGGGCTACTCCCAGCGGGACGTGGGGCTTGGCGACCTTGCGGGCAATGCGTTCGTGATAAGGGTGAGGGACGTTAGCGTATCGGGGGAGGAGTGTGAGGAGAGGCTCTCCCTCATCCACGAGCAGCTCCAGAGGCTCGGGGGTGCTCCCAACTTCTTTGGGATGCAGCGGTTTGGCACGGTGCGTCCCATCACCCACGAGGTGGGAAGGCTGCTCGTGCGTGGGGATGTGGAGGGGGCGGTGATGTGCTACATCGGGATGCCCTTTGAGCAGGAGCCAGAGGACACCCGCACCGCAAGGGAGCGGCTGTGGGAGGCGTACCGCTCTGGGCTAACCGCAGATGCAGTAAGGGAGGCGCTCAGGAGCTTTCCAAGACACCTTCGCTACGAGCGGGCGATGCTCGACAAGCTCATCTCTGGCACGGCTGAGGATGCGATGAGGGCGCTGCCCATCAATCTTCAGAGGATGTTCGTGCACGCCCTTCAGTCGTACCTGTTCAACCGCATGCTCTCCGAGCGCCTGAGGCTCGGGCTGTCCCTGCGGGAGCCACAGGTGGGGGAGTGGGTGCTCGTTGGAGAGAGGGCACAGCGTGTGGACGAGGGCACGCTGGACATGGCGGCGAGGCTCGTGCGGCACGGCAGGGCTCGTGTGGCTCTGCCCATCGTGGGCTACGACACCGATGTGGAGGCTCTGCCAGAGTACGCCCGAAGGGTGCTCGATGATGAGCGCATAGAGCCCGAGATGTTCTCCCTTCCACATCTCTCCGAGCTATCCCCTGCAGGCACGCTGAGGGAGGTCGCCACCTCTCTGCCCTCACGGTTGTGCGTGGACGATGAGGGTGTGGTGCTCCACCTCACACTGCCCAAGGGCTGCTATGCCACGGTGGTGCTTCGGGAGTATACCAAGTCGCCGTAG
- a CDS encoding transcription factor S, protein MHFCPKCRSIMIPSGSVLRCRKCGFEQEKPQDGTMVFTSRMQARDITVLEEQEEAGLPTTKAHCPECGNDTAYWWLRQLRSADESETRFFRCTKCGYTWREYD, encoded by the coding sequence ATGCATTTTTGTCCCAAGTGCAGGAGCATCATGATACCCTCTGGCAGCGTGCTGCGGTGCAGAAAGTGCGGGTTCGAGCAGGAAAAGCCTCAGGACGGGACAATGGTGTTCACCAGCAGGATGCAGGCAAGGGACATCACCGTGCTCGAGGAGCAGGAGGAGGCTGGGCTTCCCACCACAAAGGCACACTGCCCGGAGTGTGGCAACGACACCGCCTACTGGTGGCTGCGGCAGCTCAGAAGCGCTGACGAGAGCGAGACCCGCTTTTTCAGATGCACCAAGTGCGGCTACACGTGGCGTGAGTACGACTGA